A single region of the Anoplolepis gracilipes chromosome 1, ASM4749672v1, whole genome shotgun sequence genome encodes:
- the LOC140676468 gene encoding broad-complex core protein-like has protein sequence MHPAPTTPPTVMYRMPPPTPGGINEPQECPYCRRTFSCYYSLKRHFQDKHEQSDTLYVCEFCNRTYRTKNSLTTHKSLQHRGTSGVLKRLLKASAIKNVLGSMHHQMQMQQQPQ, from the coding sequence ATGCATCCGGCACCGACGACGCCTCCCACTGTCATGTACCGAATGCCACCACCCACGCCGGGTGGCATAAACGAGCCTCAGGAATGCCCGTACTGCCGTCGCACGTTTTCATGCTACTACTCCCTCAAACGTCACTTCCAGGACAAACACGAGCAATCGGACACGCTCTACGTCTGCGAGTTCTGCAACCGTACGTACCGTACCAAGAACTCGCTGACGACGCACAAGAGTCTGCAACATCGCGGCACCAGCGGCGTGCTCAAGCGGCTCCTCAAGGCCTCGGCGATCAAGAACGTTCTCGGTAGCATGCATCATCAAATGCAGATGCAGCAGCAACCGCAATGA